In Acidimicrobiales bacterium, a genomic segment contains:
- a CDS encoding ABC transporter substrate-binding protein: MANHHGRVRTAARGLGAAALLLGLVACGGDDGGTGGGGSSAGSVNAMAVAVDSTPGDLDPHQINQSPQTVGSRVVWYNVYETLLSRDASGEIVPQLATELPELVDDTTWRFTLREGVEFTNGEPLDAAAVKYSVDRIVDPASDSYLVEVVGGITGATVVDPLTVDITTEAYDPVLPSRATRLFVLPPEYSQQPDFAREPVGTGPYTLASQGPTELVLAANPDYWGGEPAIGEVTVRFVEDPTTRASALRAGEVDLITAVTPDIAGDLPNAPATEGGENPFISLDALNGVATDHRVREALNLAIDKEALADELFGGFATVSNCQIVSPGSVGYDPDLEPYPYDPDRAEELIEEAGATGETVRLASAQSWPKGREMAETVASYWDAVGLKTEIEMHPGAGEQAEGLVKTPERPTGWYAPTSDDLFDASKSIDQWLTTESPVGAYSNPEIDALAAEIKASTDADARIELLHEALEAACDDAAFVWLLNAQTIWGTSDRLEFDPPADSELRFFAMDLSD, from the coding sequence GTGGCCAACCATCATGGGCGTGTCCGGACGGCGGCGAGGGGGCTCGGCGCAGCTGCGCTGCTGCTCGGTCTGGTCGCATGCGGTGGCGACGACGGGGGCACCGGTGGCGGAGGCTCGTCCGCCGGGTCGGTGAACGCGATGGCGGTGGCCGTCGACAGCACGCCCGGGGACCTCGATCCGCACCAGATCAACCAGTCGCCGCAGACCGTGGGCTCCCGGGTGGTCTGGTACAACGTCTACGAGACCCTGCTCAGCCGGGACGCGAGCGGCGAGATCGTCCCGCAGCTGGCGACGGAGCTCCCGGAGCTCGTCGACGACACGACGTGGCGGTTCACGCTCCGCGAGGGGGTCGAGTTCACCAACGGCGAGCCGCTCGACGCCGCCGCGGTGAAGTACTCCGTGGACCGCATCGTCGACCCGGCCTCGGACAGCTACCTCGTCGAGGTCGTCGGCGGCATCACCGGCGCCACCGTGGTCGACCCGCTGACGGTCGACATCACGACCGAGGCCTACGACCCGGTGCTCCCGTCCCGTGCCACCCGGCTCTTCGTCCTGCCGCCCGAGTACTCCCAGCAGCCCGACTTCGCCCGCGAACCGGTCGGCACCGGGCCCTACACGCTGGCCTCGCAGGGACCGACCGAGCTGGTCCTCGCCGCCAACCCCGACTACTGGGGCGGCGAGCCGGCGATCGGCGAGGTCACCGTCCGGTTCGTCGAGGACCCGACCACCCGGGCGTCCGCTTTGCGCGCCGGCGAGGTCGACCTGATCACCGCCGTCACCCCCGACATCGCCGGGGACCTGCCCAACGCCCCCGCCACCGAGGGCGGCGAGAACCCCTTCATCTCGCTCGACGCGCTCAACGGCGTCGCCACGGACCACCGGGTGCGGGAGGCGCTGAACCTCGCGATCGACAAGGAGGCGCTCGCCGACGAGCTCTTCGGGGGGTTCGCGACGGTGTCGAACTGCCAGATCGTGTCGCCCGGATCCGTCGGGTACGACCCCGACCTCGAGCCCTACCCCTACGACCCGGACCGGGCCGAGGAGCTCATCGAGGAGGCCGGTGCCACCGGTGAGACGGTGCGCCTGGCCTCGGCCCAGTCCTGGCCGAAGGGCCGGGAGATGGCCGAGACGGTCGCGTCCTACTGGGACGCCGTCGGGCTGAAGACCGAGATCGAGATGCACCCGGGCGCGGGTGAGCAGGCCGAGGGCCTCGTCAAGACGCCGGAACGGCCGACCGGTTGGTACGCGCCGACCTCGGACGACCTGTTCGACGCCTCCAAGTCGATCGACCAGTGGCTGACGACGGAGTCGCCCGTCGGGGCCTACAGCAACCCCGAGATCGACGCGCTCGCGGCGGAGATCAAGGCCTCCACCGACGCGGATGCCCGGATCGAGCTCCTCCACGAGGCGCTCGAGGCGGCGTGCGACGACGCGGCGTTCGTGTGGCTGCTCAACGCCCAGACGATCTGGGGCACGTCCGACCGGCTCGAGTTCGATCCGCCGGCCGACTCCGAGCTCCGCTTCTTCGCGATGGACCTGTCGGACTGA
- a CDS encoding ABC transporter permease, giving the protein MLGVSVVVFVVTRLLIDPTARLVPIGSSQEQYDAAQAAHGFDRSIPAQFVDFMGDLVRLDFGRSVWLGGDARTIVVERMPATLVLVGASIGLAVLIAVPTVVIAVLKPGSWLDRIATTGALFGIAVPSFWLGALLILLFSVNLGWLPTSGGGDLQHLVLPAIALALPSAGRLAQVGRAAVLEQMQERYITAVLAKGMSRRRAVVFHALRNAAAPILSILTWEVSRAISSGTVVVETVFGWPGVGQLAVSALQRGDVFVIQAVVFLVAVTVVVVNALGDAGLQRVDPRTRAAAR; this is encoded by the coding sequence GTGCTCGGGGTCTCGGTCGTGGTCTTCGTCGTCACGCGGCTCCTGATCGATCCGACCGCACGGCTGGTCCCGATCGGGAGCAGCCAGGAGCAGTACGACGCAGCCCAGGCCGCCCACGGCTTCGACCGGTCGATCCCGGCGCAGTTCGTCGACTTCATGGGCGACCTCGTGCGCCTGGACTTCGGACGGTCGGTGTGGCTGGGCGGCGACGCCCGGACCATCGTGGTCGAGCGGATGCCGGCGACCCTGGTGCTCGTCGGCGCCAGCATCGGCCTGGCCGTCCTGATCGCCGTCCCGACCGTCGTCATCGCGGTGCTGAAGCCGGGTTCCTGGCTGGACCGGATCGCGACCACAGGCGCCCTGTTCGGCATCGCCGTGCCCTCGTTCTGGCTCGGCGCCCTGCTCATCCTGCTCTTCTCCGTGAACCTCGGATGGCTCCCCACATCCGGGGGCGGTGACCTGCAGCACCTCGTGCTCCCGGCGATCGCCCTGGCGTTGCCCTCGGCCGGACGGCTGGCCCAGGTCGGGCGGGCGGCGGTGCTCGAGCAGATGCAGGAGCGGTACATCACCGCCGTGCTGGCCAAGGGGATGAGTCGCCGGCGCGCGGTCGTCTTCCACGCGCTGCGCAACGCCGCGGCGCCGATCCTGAGCATCCTCACCTGGGAGGTGAGCCGGGCCATCTCGAGCGGCACGGTCGTCGTCGAGACGGTGTTCGGGTGGCCGGGCGTCGGGCAGCTGGCCGTGTCCGCACTGCAGCGGGGCGACGTCTTCGTCATCCAGGCGGTCGTCTTCCTGGTCGCGGTCACCGTGGTGGTCGTCAACGCACTCGGCGACGCGGGCCTGCAGCGTGTCGACCCCCGGACACGGGCGGCGGCCCGCTGA
- a CDS encoding dipeptide/oligopeptide/nickel ABC transporter permease/ATP-binding protein, with the protein MAALTTPAPGGASVPRRRRWGRPGHRRPPTRSAVVAAAVLVTIAVAAVVGPWFVADDARTVRLTEKLEPPALFGGDWSAPLGTDGLGRDVLARLLMGARVSLEVGLGTVVLAGVVGTGLGVLAGRHRRWGDAVLMRIVDAELSFPGLLIVLAVIGLVGPSKLAIILVLSLVGWMVYTKLARNMVLSLQETTYVEAAETVGCSPRRIVFRHLLPGLMPAVLTVATLEFANAVLAESALSYVGFGIEPPAVSWGLMVAEGQAYASSAWWLVVFPGLGLAATVFALHVLANWMSTRLHPEPAPALVEPPDAEGRAGASEPAPASSPEDESAPLLAIDGLRVVFHTPEGPTPAVQDVSLTVRAGEAVGVVGESGSGKSVTAMALLDLVPPPGRREAGTIRWHGTALAPRDLEGLRGKRIAMVFQDPVAALDPLMTVGRQIAEVLREHRGLSRRAAAERAVELLALTGIPAPSDRARQYPYEFSGGMAQRVVVAMAIAAEPELLIADEPTSSLDVTTQAQILELLDGLRERLGLAVLLISHDLGVVAASCSTVVVMYAGRVMEEGPVDEVLRRPRHPYTRRLIACSPRLDGPRFQFDGSPSAVPDGASVVAAGCPFQPQCDRAIDRCAVELPPMVAVGARSAACWSPDG; encoded by the coding sequence ATGGCGGCTCTCACGACCCCCGCCCCCGGCGGTGCCTCGGTGCCGCGGCGCCGCCGCTGGGGCCGACCCGGGCACCGTCGCCCGCCGACCAGGTCGGCGGTGGTGGCGGCCGCCGTGCTCGTCACGATCGCCGTCGCGGCGGTCGTGGGCCCCTGGTTCGTCGCCGACGACGCCCGAACGGTGCGGCTCACGGAGAAGCTCGAGCCGCCGGCCCTGTTCGGTGGTGACTGGTCGGCTCCGCTGGGCACCGACGGGCTCGGCCGCGACGTCCTCGCCCGGTTGCTCATGGGAGCGCGCGTCAGCCTCGAGGTCGGCCTCGGCACCGTGGTCCTCGCCGGTGTCGTCGGCACGGGGCTGGGTGTGCTCGCCGGCCGGCACCGGCGCTGGGGCGACGCGGTGCTGATGCGGATCGTCGACGCCGAGCTGTCCTTCCCCGGCCTGCTCATCGTGCTCGCGGTGATCGGCCTCGTCGGGCCCAGCAAGCTGGCGATCATCCTCGTCCTGAGCCTCGTGGGCTGGATGGTGTACACGAAGCTGGCGCGGAACATGGTCCTCTCGCTGCAGGAGACGACCTACGTCGAGGCGGCCGAGACCGTCGGCTGCTCCCCGCGGCGGATCGTCTTCCGGCACCTGCTCCCCGGGCTCATGCCCGCGGTGCTCACGGTCGCCACCCTCGAGTTCGCCAACGCCGTGCTCGCCGAGTCGGCCCTGTCCTACGTCGGGTTCGGCATCGAGCCGCCGGCCGTGTCCTGGGGCCTGATGGTGGCCGAGGGCCAGGCCTACGCGTCCTCGGCCTGGTGGCTCGTCGTCTTCCCCGGCCTCGGGCTGGCGGCGACGGTGTTCGCCCTGCACGTGCTGGCGAACTGGATGTCCACCCGCCTACACCCGGAACCGGCGCCTGCGCTCGTCGAGCCGCCGGACGCCGAGGGGCGAGCGGGTGCCAGCGAGCCCGCCCCCGCCTCGTCGCCCGAGGACGAGAGCGCGCCGCTCCTGGCGATCGACGGCCTCCGGGTGGTCTTCCACACGCCGGAAGGCCCAACCCCCGCCGTGCAGGACGTGTCCCTCACGGTCCGGGCGGGCGAGGCGGTCGGGGTGGTGGGGGAGTCGGGCTCGGGCAAGAGCGTCACTGCGATGGCGCTCCTCGACCTGGTCCCACCCCCCGGCCGGCGCGAGGCGGGGACCATCCGCTGGCACGGCACGGCGCTGGCTCCTCGTGATCTCGAGGGGCTCCGCGGCAAGCGGATCGCGATGGTGTTCCAGGACCCGGTGGCCGCCCTCGATCCGCTGATGACGGTCGGACGGCAGATCGCCGAGGTCCTCCGGGAGCATCGGGGCCTGTCGCGCCGGGCGGCGGCGGAGCGCGCGGTCGAGCTGCTGGCGCTGACCGGCATCCCGGCGCCGTCGGACCGAGCCAGGCAGTACCCCTACGAGTTCTCCGGTGGCATGGCGCAGCGCGTGGTCGTCGCCATGGCGATCGCGGCCGAGCCCGAGCTCCTGATCGCCGACGAGCCGACGTCGTCGCTCGACGTCACCACGCAGGCCCAGATCCTCGAGCTGCTCGACGGGCTCCGGGAGCGGCTCGGCCTCGCGGTCCTCCTGATCTCCCACGACCTGGGCGTGGTGGCTGCCAGCTGCTCCACGGTCGTCGTCATGTACGCCGGTCGCGTGATGGAGGAAGGCCCCGTCGACGAGGTGCTGCGCCGGCCCCGACACCCGTACACCCGTCGGTTGATCGCGTGCAGTCCGCGGCTCGACGGGCCCCGGTTCCAGTTCGACGGCAGCCCCTCGGCCGTGCCGGACGGCGCGTCGGTCGTGGCGGCCGGCTGCCCGTTCCAGCCCCAGTGCGACCGGGCGATCGACCGGTGCGCCGTCGAGCTGCCCCCGATGGTCGCGGTCGGGGCGCGGTCGGCCGCCTGTTGGAGCCCCGATGGTTGA
- a CDS encoding ABC transporter ATP-binding protein encodes MVDPGLVPAPVEDAALLRVEGLRVEFPLRGRARRGPRIVRAVDDVSFELARGETLGLVGETGSGKSSLARAIMRRVPLARGRIFLDGTDITRTSGRELRRRRRDFQMVFQDPYTSLNPKMTVGEIVAEPLWVHGLVQSRAAAERRVGELLEMVAMPSGVTDRRPQELSGGQRQRIGIARALAVDPKLVVADEAVSALDVSIQAQVLKLMFEIQERLGVSYLFITHDLAVVRSLSHRVAVMYAGQIVEVGPADEICGAPKHPYTRALLSAVPSPQPNGAAARGRIVLRGDPPSPLDPPSGCRFHPRCPIAREECSTAAPPLSVQSSQHLAACWYAQEPDVTPTTPSP; translated from the coding sequence ATGGTTGATCCCGGGCTCGTCCCCGCTCCGGTCGAGGACGCCGCACTCCTCCGGGTCGAGGGGCTTCGGGTGGAGTTCCCGCTGCGGGGCCGCGCCCGCCGTGGGCCGCGCATCGTCCGGGCCGTCGACGACGTGTCGTTCGAGCTTGCCCGGGGCGAGACGCTCGGCCTCGTCGGCGAGACCGGGTCGGGCAAGTCGAGCCTGGCTCGGGCGATCATGCGCCGGGTGCCGCTGGCCCGGGGGCGGATCTTCCTCGACGGCACCGACATCACCCGCACGAGCGGCCGCGAGCTGCGGCGCCGTCGCCGCGACTTCCAGATGGTGTTCCAGGATCCGTACACGTCGCTCAACCCGAAGATGACCGTGGGCGAGATCGTGGCCGAACCGCTCTGGGTGCACGGTCTGGTGCAGAGCCGCGCGGCGGCGGAGCGCCGGGTGGGCGAGCTGCTCGAGATGGTCGCCATGCCGTCCGGTGTGACCGACCGGCGGCCGCAGGAGCTCAGCGGGGGCCAGCGACAACGGATCGGCATCGCCCGGGCGCTCGCGGTGGATCCGAAGCTCGTCGTCGCCGACGAGGCGGTCTCCGCTCTCGACGTCTCGATCCAGGCCCAGGTGCTCAAGCTCATGTTCGAGATCCAGGAGCGCCTCGGGGTCTCCTACCTCTTCATCACCCACGACCTTGCGGTCGTCCGGTCGCTCTCCCATCGCGTGGCGGTGATGTACGCGGGCCAGATCGTCGAGGTGGGCCCGGCCGACGAGATCTGCGGCGCGCCGAAGCACCCCTACACCCGGGCGCTCCTGTCCGCGGTGCCCAGCCCGCAGCCGAACGGCGCCGCGGCGCGGGGCCGGATCGTCCTTCGGGGCGACCCACCGAGCCCTCTGGATCCTCCCTCGGGATGCCGCTTCCATCCGCGCTGCCCGATCGCGCGCGAGGAGTGCTCGACGGCTGCTCCACCCCTGTCCGTCCAGAGCTCGCAACACCTGGCCGCCTGCTGGTACGCACAGGAGCCGGACGTGACCCCGACCACACCGAGTCCTTGA
- a CDS encoding extracellular solute-binding protein: MLKRTRGRSGSKGALVAFMLLGTTLAACGDDDDTAAPETGGSGEDAGFQDVIDAAEDEGAVTWYTALPAGREDIAAAFTEKYGVEVEILNQPGGPLIERFQGEAEAGAIGADIMTIGHEPAFTEKALSEGWIEPVEDAELPVLTEGTYPADRFPVGTTATVQVQLWIIGYNTDLLDEADYPSTWEDLADPKYAGEIASPSPSAADAYVQEWSLLRSEFGDDLLSDFADNDPVYYEGGGPPVQALGAGEHALVAPVSPARIDELKASGAPVDYVIPDLVSGIELGIVLTASDEAQHPNAARLFADFLLSEEAAEAVRLSGLSVYGDDVPEDYVAVPLDTTAEQRDEIISLLGA; this comes from the coding sequence GTGCTCAAGCGAACGCGCGGTCGATCCGGCTCGAAGGGGGCGCTCGTCGCCTTCATGCTGCTGGGCACGACCCTCGCGGCCTGCGGTGACGACGACGACACCGCGGCCCCCGAGACCGGCGGCAGCGGGGAGGACGCCGGCTTCCAGGACGTCATCGACGCCGCCGAGGACGAGGGCGCGGTGACCTGGTACACGGCCCTGCCCGCCGGTCGCGAGGACATCGCTGCGGCGTTCACCGAGAAGTACGGGGTCGAGGTCGAGATCCTCAACCAGCCCGGCGGTCCGCTGATCGAGCGGTTCCAGGGCGAGGCCGAGGCGGGCGCCATCGGGGCCGACATCATGACGATCGGCCACGAACCCGCCTTCACCGAGAAGGCGCTCAGCGAGGGCTGGATCGAACCGGTCGAGGATGCGGAGCTGCCCGTCCTCACCGAGGGCACCTACCCCGCAGACCGGTTCCCCGTCGGCACCACGGCCACGGTGCAGGTGCAGCTGTGGATCATCGGGTACAACACCGATCTCCTCGACGAAGCCGACTACCCCAGCACGTGGGAGGACCTCGCCGATCCGAAGTACGCGGGCGAGATCGCCAGCCCGTCGCCCAGCGCCGCCGACGCCTACGTGCAGGAGTGGTCCCTGCTGCGGAGCGAGTTCGGCGACGATCTCCTCAGCGACTTCGCCGACAACGACCCCGTCTACTACGAGGGTGGTGGCCCGCCGGTGCAGGCCCTGGGCGCGGGCGAGCATGCGCTGGTCGCTCCGGTGAGCCCGGCTCGCATCGACGAGCTGAAGGCATCCGGTGCCCCGGTGGACTACGTCATCCCGGACCTCGTCTCGGGCATCGAGCTGGGCATCGTCCTCACGGCATCGGACGAGGCACAGCACCCCAACGCCGCCCGCCTCTTCGCCGACTTCCTGCTCTCCGAGGAGGCCGCGGAAGCGGTCCGCCTCAGCGGCCTGTCGGTCTACGGCGACGACGTCCCCGAGGACTACGTCGCGGTGCCCCTCGACACGACCGCCGAGCAGCGTGACGAGATCATCTCGCTGCTCGGCGCCTGA
- a CDS encoding iron ABC transporter permease, which yields MWSRLPSPFQAVSSLTAVGFALLALYPLSRVLIRLFVDDGEVDLSPMADVWQQPGLVRMLVQTTVVVSVSGVFAIVVGSAMAWLSERTDARLGALTDVIPMLPFVLPPIAGTIGWVLLLSPGAGFVNVVIRDITGSDAATGPLDIYSWWGFIALYTLYMIPFTYLLVSAGLRNLDPQLEEQSRLCGGGRLRTLWRVTIPAVKPSLGGAILLTVWFGFALFSVPVILGTQSDIEVLSVRIVRLLTFTYPAQTAEAVALSVVMLVAVGLAWYLQGRVLKSGHHASVGGRGQRTNIVRLGRWKWAGRLVLVGYVLLAVALPLLALLRVALTGFWTQDFSFGDLNLDAFRNVLFDDIATRGALVNSLRLGGLGATIGIVAAAVISIFLRRSRSVFGRVLDSSIKLPAVIPHFVVAIGMLFAFSGSPFHLAGSFWILLLAYLALFLPQASVAADAAAAQVGRDLVEASSLSGAGGGRTFRRIHLPIMLPGLVAGWALLFVWMLGELNASAILAGTQNRVVGFELMDKFLHGTYAPLAALAIVLTMVSAIAVAAVMIISRKGRGSWTEYRPAA from the coding sequence GTGTGGAGCCGACTGCCGAGCCCGTTCCAGGCCGTGAGCTCGCTGACGGCGGTCGGCTTCGCCCTGCTGGCGCTCTATCCGCTGTCGCGGGTGCTGATCCGGCTGTTCGTCGATGACGGCGAGGTCGACCTCAGCCCGATGGCGGACGTCTGGCAGCAGCCCGGACTCGTCCGGATGCTCGTCCAGACCACCGTCGTGGTGTCGGTCAGCGGCGTGTTCGCGATCGTCGTCGGTTCGGCGATGGCGTGGCTGAGCGAACGGACCGATGCCCGGCTCGGCGCGCTCACCGACGTCATCCCGATGCTGCCCTTCGTGCTGCCACCCATCGCCGGGACGATCGGCTGGGTGCTGCTGCTCTCACCCGGCGCGGGCTTCGTGAACGTCGTCATACGCGACATCACCGGTTCAGACGCCGCGACCGGCCCGCTCGACATCTACTCGTGGTGGGGCTTCATCGCCCTGTACACGCTCTACATGATCCCGTTCACCTACCTCCTGGTGTCGGCCGGTCTGCGGAACCTCGACCCCCAGCTCGAGGAGCAGTCGCGGCTCTGTGGTGGCGGCCGCCTGCGCACCCTCTGGAGGGTGACGATCCCGGCCGTGAAGCCGAGCCTCGGCGGTGCGATCCTGCTGACGGTGTGGTTCGGGTTCGCGCTCTTCTCGGTACCGGTCATCCTCGGCACGCAGTCCGACATCGAGGTGCTGTCCGTCCGCATCGTCCGGCTCCTGACCTTCACCTACCCCGCGCAGACGGCGGAGGCGGTGGCGCTGAGCGTCGTCATGCTCGTCGCCGTCGGGCTGGCGTGGTACCTGCAGGGTCGGGTGCTGAAGAGTGGTCACCACGCGTCGGTCGGCGGCCGGGGCCAGAGGACGAACATCGTGCGCCTCGGCCGCTGGAAGTGGGCGGGGCGCCTCGTCCTGGTCGGCTACGTCCTCCTGGCGGTCGCGCTCCCGCTGCTCGCGCTGCTGCGCGTCGCGTTGACGGGCTTCTGGACACAGGACTTCAGCTTCGGCGACCTCAACCTCGACGCGTTCCGGAACGTCCTGTTCGACGACATCGCCACCAGGGGAGCGCTGGTCAACAGCCTCCGGCTCGGCGGGCTCGGCGCCACGATCGGCATCGTCGCGGCGGCCGTCATCTCCATCTTCCTCCGGCGGTCGAGGTCGGTGTTCGGCCGCGTGCTCGACAGCAGCATCAAGCTCCCGGCCGTGATCCCGCACTTCGTCGTGGCCATCGGGATGCTCTTCGCCTTCAGCGGGTCGCCGTTCCACCTTGCCGGGAGCTTCTGGATCCTGCTGCTCGCCTACCTCGCGCTGTTCCTGCCCCAGGCCTCGGTCGCGGCCGACGCCGCGGCGGCCCAGGTCGGGCGGGACCTCGTGGAGGCCTCGTCGCTCAGCGGCGCCGGAGGCGGACGGACCTTCCGCCGGATCCACCTTCCCATCATGCTCCCCGGGCTGGTGGCCGGCTGGGCCCTTCTGTTCGTCTGGATGCTGGGCGAGCTGAACGCGTCGGCCATCCTGGCCGGCACCCAGAACCGCGTCGTCGGCTTCGAGCTGATGGACAAGTTCCTCCACGGGACGTACGCACCCCTCGCCGCTCTCGCGATCGTGCTCACGATGGTCAGCGCGATCGCGGTGGCTGCGGTGATGATCATCAGCCGCAAAGGACGGGGCTCCTGGACCGAGTACCGGCCGGCGGCATGA
- a CDS encoding ABC transporter ATP-binding protein: MTVLDDDHPTDDRSPAAGTAATADPSATPVPAVRVQNLVKHFRRDDGSTVNAVDDVSIEVAPGEFMVLLGPSGCGKTTLLRSIAGLEQPASGTIEIGGEVVFSPVGSIDVPPERRNVNMIFQSYALWPHMTALQNVSYPLECAHVPKPERRERAESALAMVGIPELGGQHPGQMSGGQQQRVALARALVSNERLVLFDEPLSNVDAKVREQLRFELLSMQRELGFAAVYVTHDQIEAMELAHRIAVMQEGRVAQIGPPRTIYDEPRSYYVANFIGTTNVFAGVVTGHDDSRDLLTLDSDLGPVEAVAGSSEIRPGSDATLVCRPERCTLSTQEPEGPNRWSAEVVASRFVGSHTEHALMVGTSRFRVWRADHDIYEEGSSVWISVPPRDLRCLPTEQDVDNDGDS, translated from the coding sequence ATGACGGTCCTCGATGACGACCACCCCACGGACGACCGGTCTCCTGCCGCGGGCACCGCGGCCACGGCCGACCCGTCGGCCACCCCGGTCCCAGCCGTGCGGGTGCAGAACCTGGTCAAGCACTTCCGGCGGGACGACGGCTCGACGGTCAACGCGGTGGACGACGTCTCCATCGAGGTGGCGCCCGGCGAGTTCATGGTCCTCCTCGGCCCGAGTGGCTGCGGGAAGACGACCCTGCTGCGCAGCATCGCCGGACTCGAGCAACCGGCCTCGGGGACCATCGAGATCGGCGGCGAGGTGGTGTTCTCGCCGGTGGGGAGCATCGACGTCCCGCCGGAGCGGCGGAACGTGAACATGATCTTCCAGTCGTACGCGCTCTGGCCCCACATGACCGCGCTGCAGAACGTCTCCTACCCGTTGGAGTGCGCGCACGTCCCGAAGCCCGAGCGTCGCGAGCGCGCCGAGAGCGCCCTCGCGATGGTCGGGATCCCGGAGCTCGGCGGGCAGCACCCCGGGCAGATGAGCGGGGGGCAGCAGCAGCGCGTCGCCCTGGCCCGCGCCCTCGTCTCCAACGAGCGCCTCGTCCTGTTCGACGAACCTCTCTCCAACGTCGACGCCAAGGTCCGCGAACAGCTCCGGTTCGAGCTGCTCTCGATGCAGCGGGAGCTCGGCTTCGCCGCCGTGTACGTCACGCACGACCAGATCGAGGCGATGGAGCTGGCCCACCGGATCGCGGTCATGCAGGAGGGTCGGGTGGCGCAGATCGGCCCGCCGCGGACGATCTACGACGAGCCGCGGTCGTACTACGTGGCCAACTTCATCGGCACGACCAACGTGTTCGCCGGGGTCGTCACCGGGCACGACGACTCCCGCGACCTGCTCACGCTCGACAGCGACCTGGGCCCGGTGGAGGCCGTCGCCGGCAGCTCGGAGATCCGGCCCGGGAGCGACGCGACCCTCGTGTGCCGCCCCGAGCGCTGCACACTGTCGACCCAGGAGCCCGAAGGCCCCAACCGCTGGAGCGCGGAGGTCGTCGCCTCGCGGTTCGTCGGGTCGCACACCGAGCATGCCCTCATGGTCGGCACCTCCCGGTTCCGGGTCTGGCGTGCCGACCACGACATCTACGAGGAGGGCTCGTCCGTCTGGATCTCGGTGCCGCCCCGGGATCTTCGGTGCCTGCCGACCGAACAGGACGTCGATAACGACGGAGACAGCTGA
- a CDS encoding acyl-CoA dehydrogenase family protein, which produces MSTVPVLDEIVATVVGPAAADVDATGAYPRAAVTALAEHGLLGLMSAPEVGGMGLGLDEAAQVIRRLAASCGSTAMVVCMHYCAAAVIEQHGPEEVRRAIAAGTHLSTLAFSETGSRSHFWAPLSTATADGVLDASKSWVTSAGEADSYVWTSRPAVTPGAATLWLVPADAAGLKVGAPFDGLGLRGNASSPVLATGVQSTARLGDDGAGLDIALGVVLPVFQVLNASCSLGLMDAAIAKTLAHATTARLEHLDQTLAEQPVVRQHLAEMKNRADAASVLVDDAVAALTTGREDAPLRMLQSKAVAGDTALAVLDIAMRVGGGAAFRKDIGIERHLRDARAAVVMAPTSDALRDFVGRAISGLPLFG; this is translated from the coding sequence ATGAGCACGGTTCCCGTCCTCGACGAGATCGTCGCCACCGTCGTCGGACCGGCGGCCGCCGACGTCGACGCCACCGGGGCGTATCCCCGGGCGGCGGTGACCGCGCTCGCGGAGCACGGTCTGCTGGGCCTCATGTCCGCCCCGGAGGTCGGGGGCATGGGCCTCGGCCTGGACGAAGCCGCCCAGGTGATCCGCCGGCTGGCTGCCAGCTGCGGCAGCACCGCGATGGTCGTCTGCATGCACTACTGCGCCGCCGCCGTGATCGAGCAGCACGGGCCCGAGGAGGTGCGACGGGCCATCGCCGCGGGCACGCACCTCTCGACGCTCGCCTTCTCCGAGACCGGCTCGCGCAGCCACTTCTGGGCGCCGCTGTCGACGGCCACGGCCGACGGCGTCCTCGATGCGAGCAAGAGCTGGGTGACGTCCGCCGGCGAAGCCGACTCCTACGTGTGGACCAGCCGACCGGCGGTGACGCCCGGGGCGGCGACGCTGTGGCTCGTCCCCGCCGACGCGGCGGGGCTGAAGGTCGGCGCCCCGTTCGACGGGCTGGGGCTCCGTGGCAACGCGTCGAGCCCCGTGCTGGCCACCGGCGTGCAGTCGACGGCGCGCCTCGGCGACGACGGTGCGGGTCTCGACATCGCGCTCGGCGTCGTGCTGCCGGTGTTCCAGGTGCTCAACGCGTCGTGCAGCCTCGGACTGATGGACGCGGCGATCGCCAAGACGCTGGCGCACGCCACGACCGCCCGGCTCGAGCACCTCGACCAGACCCTCGCCGAGCAGCCGGTCGTGCGCCAGCACCTGGCCGAGATGAAGAACCGGGCCGACGCGGCATCGGTGCTCGTCGACGATGCCGTCGCCGCGCTGACGACAGGCCGGGAGGACGCGCCCCTCCGGATGCTCCAGTCGAAGGCCGTCGCCGGCGACACCGCGCTCGCCGTCCTCGACATCGCCATGCGCGTCGGAGGAGGAGCGGCGTTCCGCAAGGACATCGGGATCGAGCGCCACCTGCGCGACGCACGTGCCGCCGTCGTCATGGCGCCGACCAGCGATGCCCTCCGCGACTTCGTCGGCCGGGCCATCAGCGGCCTTCCCCTGTTCGGATGA